A part of Capsicum annuum cultivar UCD-10X-F1 chromosome 6, UCD10Xv1.1, whole genome shotgun sequence genomic DNA contains:
- the LOC107855864 gene encoding mannosyl-oligosaccharide 1,2-alpha-mannosidase MNS1 isoform X3, with protein MGRSRSSSANMWKYMNPSYYLKRPQRLALLFIAFVFATFFFWDRQTLVRDHQEEISKLHEEVMRLQDLLEELKNGRSIAGEKPNFSRSGDDVGKKMNFLDDPVDAQRREKVKDAMRHAWSSYEKYAWGHDELQPQTKNGVDSFGGLGATLIDSLDTLYIMGLDKQFQRAREWVANSLDFNKDYDASVFETTIRVVGGLLSAYDLSGDKLFLDKAQDIADRLLPAWNTPTGIPYNIINLSHGNPHNHRWTAGYSILADSASEQLEFIALSQRTGDPKYQQKVEKVILELSRNFPDDGLLPIHINPAGEEVEFVYSTITFGAMGDSFYEYLLKAWIQGNRTAAVGRYRKMWETSMQGLLSLVRRTSPSSFAYIGEKLGDLLNHKMDELACFAPGMLALGSSGYGPDKSQKFLSLAEELAWTCYNFYQSTPTKLAGENYSFGKSQDMTVGTSWNILRPETVESLFYLWRLTGNKTYQEWGWNIFQAFEKNSRIKSGYVGLKDETSPILSSILFQSLGFSEIASS; from the exons ATGGGGAGGAGTAGATCATCGTCGGCGAATATGTGGAAGTACATGAATCCATCTTATTATTTGAAACGCCCACAACGTCTTGCTTTGCTTTTCATTGCTTTCGTATTCGCTACTTTCTTCTTTTGGGATCGACAAACTTTAGTCCGTGATCACCAG GAAGAGATCTCCAAGTTGCATGAAGAAGTGATGCGATTGCAAGATCTG CTGGAAGAGTTGAAGAATGGTCGAAGTATAGCAGGTGAAAAGCCTAATTTTAGTCGCAGTGGTGATGATGTGGGGAAGAAAATGAATTTCTTAGATGATCCCGTTGATGCTCAGCGGAGAGAAAAAGTGAAAGATGCTATGCGTCATGCCTGGAgttcatatgaaaaatatgcatggGGCCATGATGAACTTCAG CCGCAAACAAAGAATGGTGTTGACAGTTTTGGTGGTCTTGGTGCAACATTAATCGATTCTCTTGACACTCTATATATCATGGGCTTGGATAAGCAGTTTCAGAGAGCTAGAGA GTGGGTTGCAAACTCCCTGGATTTCAACAAGGATTATGATGCCAGTGTTTTTGAGACAACCATAAG AGTTGTTGGTGGACTTCTTAGTGCGTATGATCTCTCTGGAGATAAGCTTTTCCTAGATAAGGCTCAAGACATTGCTGACAGACTGTTGCCTGCATGGAATACACCCACTGGCATCCCTTACAACATTATCAACTTGTCACATGGGAATCCACATAATCATAGGTGGACTGCG GGTTATAGTATCCTGGCAGATTCTGCCTCTGAGCAGCTTGAATTTATTGCGCTTTCACAAAGGACAGGAGACCCGAAGTATCAACAAAAG GTGGAGAAGGTTATCTTAGAACTTAGTAGAAATTTCCCAGATGATGGTTTGCTTCCAATACACATTAATCCAGCGGGAGAGGAGGTTGAGTTTGTATACTCCACTATAACGTTTGGGGCCATGGGGGACAG CTTTTATGAGTATTTACTCAAGGCCTGGATACAAGGAAACAGAACAGCTGCTGTGGGACGCTACAG AAAAATGTGGGAGACATCAATGCAAGGTCTTTTAAGCTTGGTGCGGAGGACTTCTCCATCATCTTTTGCTTATATTGGTGAGAAGCTTGGAGATCTTTTAAACCACAAG ATGGATGAACTTGCGTGCTTTGCTCCAGGAATGTTAGCTTTAGGTTCTTCTGGTTATGGTCCTGACAAGTCTCAGAAGTTTTTATCACTGGCAGAAGAG CTTGCTTGGACTTGCTATAACTTCTACCAGTCAACTCCTACTAAGTTGGCAGGTGAAAACTATTCCTTTGGGAAAAGCCAG GATATGACTGTTGGCACATCGTGGAACATACTACGGCCAGAAACGGTCGAATCCCTGTTTTACCTCTGGCGTTTGACTGGAAACAAGACATACCAAGAGTGGGGTTGGAACATATTTCAGGCTTTCGAAAAGAACTCGAGAATAAAATCTGGATATGTTGGACTTAAAGAT GAGACAAGTCCTATCCTCTCATCCATCCTTTTCCAGTCCCTGGGATTCTCTGAGATTGCAAGCTCTTAA
- the LOC107855864 gene encoding mannosyl-oligosaccharide 1,2-alpha-mannosidase MNS1 isoform X5 yields the protein MGRSRSSSANMWKYMNPSYYLKRPQRLALLFIAFVFATFFFWDRQTLVRDHQEEISKLHEEVMRLQDLLEELKNGRSIAGEKPNFSRSGDDVGKKMNFLDDPVDAQRREKVKDAMRHAWSSYEKYAWGHDELQPQTKNGVDSFGGLGATLIDSLDTLYIMGLDKQFQRAREWVANSLDFNKDYDASVFETTIRVVGGLLSAYDLSGDKLFLDKAQDIADRLLPAWNTPTGIPYNIINLSHGNPHNHRWTAGYSILADSASEQLEFIALSQRTGDPKYQQKVEKVILELSRNFPDDGLLPIHINPAGEEVEFVYSTITFGAMGDSFYEYLLKAWIQGNRTAAVGRYRKMWETSMQGLLSLVRRTSPSSFAYIGEKLGDLLNHKMDELACFAPGMLALGSSGYGPDKSQKFLSLAEELAWTCYNFYQSTPTKLAGYDCWHIVEHTTARNGRIPVLPLAFDWKQDIPRVGLEHISGFRKELENKIWICWT from the exons ATGGGGAGGAGTAGATCATCGTCGGCGAATATGTGGAAGTACATGAATCCATCTTATTATTTGAAACGCCCACAACGTCTTGCTTTGCTTTTCATTGCTTTCGTATTCGCTACTTTCTTCTTTTGGGATCGACAAACTTTAGTCCGTGATCACCAG GAAGAGATCTCCAAGTTGCATGAAGAAGTGATGCGATTGCAAGATCTG CTGGAAGAGTTGAAGAATGGTCGAAGTATAGCAGGTGAAAAGCCTAATTTTAGTCGCAGTGGTGATGATGTGGGGAAGAAAATGAATTTCTTAGATGATCCCGTTGATGCTCAGCGGAGAGAAAAAGTGAAAGATGCTATGCGTCATGCCTGGAgttcatatgaaaaatatgcatggGGCCATGATGAACTTCAG CCGCAAACAAAGAATGGTGTTGACAGTTTTGGTGGTCTTGGTGCAACATTAATCGATTCTCTTGACACTCTATATATCATGGGCTTGGATAAGCAGTTTCAGAGAGCTAGAGA GTGGGTTGCAAACTCCCTGGATTTCAACAAGGATTATGATGCCAGTGTTTTTGAGACAACCATAAG AGTTGTTGGTGGACTTCTTAGTGCGTATGATCTCTCTGGAGATAAGCTTTTCCTAGATAAGGCTCAAGACATTGCTGACAGACTGTTGCCTGCATGGAATACACCCACTGGCATCCCTTACAACATTATCAACTTGTCACATGGGAATCCACATAATCATAGGTGGACTGCG GGTTATAGTATCCTGGCAGATTCTGCCTCTGAGCAGCTTGAATTTATTGCGCTTTCACAAAGGACAGGAGACCCGAAGTATCAACAAAAG GTGGAGAAGGTTATCTTAGAACTTAGTAGAAATTTCCCAGATGATGGTTTGCTTCCAATACACATTAATCCAGCGGGAGAGGAGGTTGAGTTTGTATACTCCACTATAACGTTTGGGGCCATGGGGGACAG CTTTTATGAGTATTTACTCAAGGCCTGGATACAAGGAAACAGAACAGCTGCTGTGGGACGCTACAG AAAAATGTGGGAGACATCAATGCAAGGTCTTTTAAGCTTGGTGCGGAGGACTTCTCCATCATCTTTTGCTTATATTGGTGAGAAGCTTGGAGATCTTTTAAACCACAAG ATGGATGAACTTGCGTGCTTTGCTCCAGGAATGTTAGCTTTAGGTTCTTCTGGTTATGGTCCTGACAAGTCTCAGAAGTTTTTATCACTGGCAGAAGAG CTTGCTTGGACTTGCTATAACTTCTACCAGTCAACTCCTACTAAGTTGGCAG GATATGACTGTTGGCACATCGTGGAACATACTACGGCCAGAAACGGTCGAATCCCTGTTTTACCTCTGGCGTTTGACTGGAAACAAGACATACCAAGAGTGGGGTTGGAACATATTTCAGGCTTTCGAAAAGAACTCGAGAATAAAATCTGGATATGTTGGACTTAA
- the LOC107855864 gene encoding mannosyl-oligosaccharide 1,2-alpha-mannosidase MNS1 isoform X6, which translates to MGRSRSSSANMWKYMNPSYYLKRPQRLALLFIAFVFATFFFWDRQTLVRDHQEEISKLHEEVMRLQDLLEELKNGRSIAGEKPNFSRSGDDVGKKMNFLDDPVDAQRREKVKDAMRHAWSSYEKYAWGHDELQGYSILADSASEQLEFIALSQRTGDPKYQQKVEKVILELSRNFPDDGLLPIHINPAGEEVEFVYSTITFGAMGDSFYEYLLKAWIQGNRTAAVGRYRKMWETSMQGLLSLVRRTSPSSFAYIGEKLGDLLNHKMDELACFAPGMLALGSSGYGPDKSQKFLSLAEELAWTCYNFYQSTPTKLAGENYSFGKSQDMTVGTSWNILRPETVESLFYLWRLTGNKTYQEWGWNIFQAFEKNSRIKSGYVGLKDVNTGVQDNMMQSFFLAETLKYLYLLYSPYSIIPLDEWVFNTEAHPIKIVTRNDRAMSSGAGRSSVGQQKLYRRPQSRREGRW; encoded by the exons ATGGGGAGGAGTAGATCATCGTCGGCGAATATGTGGAAGTACATGAATCCATCTTATTATTTGAAACGCCCACAACGTCTTGCTTTGCTTTTCATTGCTTTCGTATTCGCTACTTTCTTCTTTTGGGATCGACAAACTTTAGTCCGTGATCACCAG GAAGAGATCTCCAAGTTGCATGAAGAAGTGATGCGATTGCAAGATCTG CTGGAAGAGTTGAAGAATGGTCGAAGTATAGCAGGTGAAAAGCCTAATTTTAGTCGCAGTGGTGATGATGTGGGGAAGAAAATGAATTTCTTAGATGATCCCGTTGATGCTCAGCGGAGAGAAAAAGTGAAAGATGCTATGCGTCATGCCTGGAgttcatatgaaaaatatgcatggGGCCATGATGAACTTCAG GGTTATAGTATCCTGGCAGATTCTGCCTCTGAGCAGCTTGAATTTATTGCGCTTTCACAAAGGACAGGAGACCCGAAGTATCAACAAAAG GTGGAGAAGGTTATCTTAGAACTTAGTAGAAATTTCCCAGATGATGGTTTGCTTCCAATACACATTAATCCAGCGGGAGAGGAGGTTGAGTTTGTATACTCCACTATAACGTTTGGGGCCATGGGGGACAG CTTTTATGAGTATTTACTCAAGGCCTGGATACAAGGAAACAGAACAGCTGCTGTGGGACGCTACAG AAAAATGTGGGAGACATCAATGCAAGGTCTTTTAAGCTTGGTGCGGAGGACTTCTCCATCATCTTTTGCTTATATTGGTGAGAAGCTTGGAGATCTTTTAAACCACAAG ATGGATGAACTTGCGTGCTTTGCTCCAGGAATGTTAGCTTTAGGTTCTTCTGGTTATGGTCCTGACAAGTCTCAGAAGTTTTTATCACTGGCAGAAGAG CTTGCTTGGACTTGCTATAACTTCTACCAGTCAACTCCTACTAAGTTGGCAGGTGAAAACTATTCCTTTGGGAAAAGCCAG GATATGACTGTTGGCACATCGTGGAACATACTACGGCCAGAAACGGTCGAATCCCTGTTTTACCTCTGGCGTTTGACTGGAAACAAGACATACCAAGAGTGGGGTTGGAACATATTTCAGGCTTTCGAAAAGAACTCGAGAATAAAATCTGGATATGTTGGACTTAAAGAT GTTAACACTGGTGTTCAAGACAATATGATGCAGAGCTTTTTTCTCGCGGAGACTCTAAAGTATCTCTATCTTCTTTACTCACCCTATTCAATCATTCCCCTAGATGAGTGGGTTTTCAACACAGAGGCTCACCCTATCAAAATTGTGACCCGGAATGATCGAGCAATGAGTTCTGGAGCTGGAAGGTCCTCAGTAGGACAGCAAAAATTATACAGGCGGCCACAGAGCAGGAGAGAAGGCCGATGGTAA
- the LOC107855864 gene encoding mannosyl-oligosaccharide 1,2-alpha-mannosidase MNS1 isoform X4, which yields MRLQDLLEELKNGRSIAGEKPNFSRSGDDVGKKMNFLDDPVDAQRREKVKDAMRHAWSSYEKYAWGHDELQPQTKNGVDSFGGLGATLIDSLDTLYIMGLDKQFQRAREWVANSLDFNKDYDASVFETTIRVVGGLLSAYDLSGDKLFLDKAQDIADRLLPAWNTPTGIPYNIINLSHGNPHNHRWTAGYSILADSASEQLEFIALSQRTGDPKYQQKVEKVILELSRNFPDDGLLPIHINPAGEEVEFVYSTITFGAMGDSFYEYLLKAWIQGNRTAAVGRYRKMWETSMQGLLSLVRRTSPSSFAYIGEKLGDLLNHKMDELACFAPGMLALGSSGYGPDKSQKFLSLAEELAWTCYNFYQSTPTKLAGENYSFGKSQDMTVGTSWNILRPETVESLFYLWRLTGNKTYQEWGWNIFQAFEKNSRIKSGYVGLKDVNTGVQDNMMQSFFLAETLKYLYLLYSPYSIIPLDEWVFNTEAHPIKIVTRNDRAMSSGAGRSSVGQQKLYRRPQSRREGRW from the exons ATGCGATTGCAAGATCTG CTGGAAGAGTTGAAGAATGGTCGAAGTATAGCAGGTGAAAAGCCTAATTTTAGTCGCAGTGGTGATGATGTGGGGAAGAAAATGAATTTCTTAGATGATCCCGTTGATGCTCAGCGGAGAGAAAAAGTGAAAGATGCTATGCGTCATGCCTGGAgttcatatgaaaaatatgcatggGGCCATGATGAACTTCAG CCGCAAACAAAGAATGGTGTTGACAGTTTTGGTGGTCTTGGTGCAACATTAATCGATTCTCTTGACACTCTATATATCATGGGCTTGGATAAGCAGTTTCAGAGAGCTAGAGA GTGGGTTGCAAACTCCCTGGATTTCAACAAGGATTATGATGCCAGTGTTTTTGAGACAACCATAAG AGTTGTTGGTGGACTTCTTAGTGCGTATGATCTCTCTGGAGATAAGCTTTTCCTAGATAAGGCTCAAGACATTGCTGACAGACTGTTGCCTGCATGGAATACACCCACTGGCATCCCTTACAACATTATCAACTTGTCACATGGGAATCCACATAATCATAGGTGGACTGCG GGTTATAGTATCCTGGCAGATTCTGCCTCTGAGCAGCTTGAATTTATTGCGCTTTCACAAAGGACAGGAGACCCGAAGTATCAACAAAAG GTGGAGAAGGTTATCTTAGAACTTAGTAGAAATTTCCCAGATGATGGTTTGCTTCCAATACACATTAATCCAGCGGGAGAGGAGGTTGAGTTTGTATACTCCACTATAACGTTTGGGGCCATGGGGGACAG CTTTTATGAGTATTTACTCAAGGCCTGGATACAAGGAAACAGAACAGCTGCTGTGGGACGCTACAG AAAAATGTGGGAGACATCAATGCAAGGTCTTTTAAGCTTGGTGCGGAGGACTTCTCCATCATCTTTTGCTTATATTGGTGAGAAGCTTGGAGATCTTTTAAACCACAAG ATGGATGAACTTGCGTGCTTTGCTCCAGGAATGTTAGCTTTAGGTTCTTCTGGTTATGGTCCTGACAAGTCTCAGAAGTTTTTATCACTGGCAGAAGAG CTTGCTTGGACTTGCTATAACTTCTACCAGTCAACTCCTACTAAGTTGGCAGGTGAAAACTATTCCTTTGGGAAAAGCCAG GATATGACTGTTGGCACATCGTGGAACATACTACGGCCAGAAACGGTCGAATCCCTGTTTTACCTCTGGCGTTTGACTGGAAACAAGACATACCAAGAGTGGGGTTGGAACATATTTCAGGCTTTCGAAAAGAACTCGAGAATAAAATCTGGATATGTTGGACTTAAAGAT GTTAACACTGGTGTTCAAGACAATATGATGCAGAGCTTTTTTCTCGCGGAGACTCTAAAGTATCTCTATCTTCTTTACTCACCCTATTCAATCATTCCCCTAGATGAGTGGGTTTTCAACACAGAGGCTCACCCTATCAAAATTGTGACCCGGAATGATCGAGCAATGAGTTCTGGAGCTGGAAGGTCCTCAGTAGGACAGCAAAAATTATACAGGCGGCCACAGAGCAGGAGAGAAGGCCGATGGTAA
- the LOC107855864 gene encoding mannosyl-oligosaccharide 1,2-alpha-mannosidase MNS1 isoform X1 has product MGRSRSSSANMWKYMNPSYYLKRPQRLALLFIAFVFATFFFWDRQTLVRDHQEEISKLHEEVMRLQDLLEELKNGRSIAGEKPNFSRSGDDVGKKMNFLDDPVDAQRREKVKDAMRHAWSSYEKYAWGHDELQPQTKNGVDSFGGLGATLIDSLDTLYIMGLDKQFQRAREWVANSLDFNKDYDASVFETTIRVVGGLLSAYDLSGDKLFLDKAQDIADRLLPAWNTPTGIPYNIINLSHGNPHNHRWTAGYSILADSASEQLEFIALSQRTGDPKYQQKVEKVILELSRNFPDDGLLPIHINPAGEEVEFVYSTITFGAMGDSFYEYLLKAWIQGNRTAAVGRYRKMWETSMQGLLSLVRRTSPSSFAYIGEKLGDLLNHKMDELACFAPGMLALGSSGYGPDKSQKFLSLAEELAWTCYNFYQSTPTKLAGENYSFGKSQDMTVGTSWNILRPETVESLFYLWRLTGNKTYQEWGWNIFQAFEKNSRIKSGYVGLKDVNTGVQDNMMQSFFLAETLKYLYLLYSPYSIIPLDEWVFNTEAHPIKIVTRNDRAMSSGAGRSSVGQQKLYRRPQSRREGRW; this is encoded by the exons ATGGGGAGGAGTAGATCATCGTCGGCGAATATGTGGAAGTACATGAATCCATCTTATTATTTGAAACGCCCACAACGTCTTGCTTTGCTTTTCATTGCTTTCGTATTCGCTACTTTCTTCTTTTGGGATCGACAAACTTTAGTCCGTGATCACCAG GAAGAGATCTCCAAGTTGCATGAAGAAGTGATGCGATTGCAAGATCTG CTGGAAGAGTTGAAGAATGGTCGAAGTATAGCAGGTGAAAAGCCTAATTTTAGTCGCAGTGGTGATGATGTGGGGAAGAAAATGAATTTCTTAGATGATCCCGTTGATGCTCAGCGGAGAGAAAAAGTGAAAGATGCTATGCGTCATGCCTGGAgttcatatgaaaaatatgcatggGGCCATGATGAACTTCAG CCGCAAACAAAGAATGGTGTTGACAGTTTTGGTGGTCTTGGTGCAACATTAATCGATTCTCTTGACACTCTATATATCATGGGCTTGGATAAGCAGTTTCAGAGAGCTAGAGA GTGGGTTGCAAACTCCCTGGATTTCAACAAGGATTATGATGCCAGTGTTTTTGAGACAACCATAAG AGTTGTTGGTGGACTTCTTAGTGCGTATGATCTCTCTGGAGATAAGCTTTTCCTAGATAAGGCTCAAGACATTGCTGACAGACTGTTGCCTGCATGGAATACACCCACTGGCATCCCTTACAACATTATCAACTTGTCACATGGGAATCCACATAATCATAGGTGGACTGCG GGTTATAGTATCCTGGCAGATTCTGCCTCTGAGCAGCTTGAATTTATTGCGCTTTCACAAAGGACAGGAGACCCGAAGTATCAACAAAAG GTGGAGAAGGTTATCTTAGAACTTAGTAGAAATTTCCCAGATGATGGTTTGCTTCCAATACACATTAATCCAGCGGGAGAGGAGGTTGAGTTTGTATACTCCACTATAACGTTTGGGGCCATGGGGGACAG CTTTTATGAGTATTTACTCAAGGCCTGGATACAAGGAAACAGAACAGCTGCTGTGGGACGCTACAG AAAAATGTGGGAGACATCAATGCAAGGTCTTTTAAGCTTGGTGCGGAGGACTTCTCCATCATCTTTTGCTTATATTGGTGAGAAGCTTGGAGATCTTTTAAACCACAAG ATGGATGAACTTGCGTGCTTTGCTCCAGGAATGTTAGCTTTAGGTTCTTCTGGTTATGGTCCTGACAAGTCTCAGAAGTTTTTATCACTGGCAGAAGAG CTTGCTTGGACTTGCTATAACTTCTACCAGTCAACTCCTACTAAGTTGGCAGGTGAAAACTATTCCTTTGGGAAAAGCCAG GATATGACTGTTGGCACATCGTGGAACATACTACGGCCAGAAACGGTCGAATCCCTGTTTTACCTCTGGCGTTTGACTGGAAACAAGACATACCAAGAGTGGGGTTGGAACATATTTCAGGCTTTCGAAAAGAACTCGAGAATAAAATCTGGATATGTTGGACTTAAAGAT GTTAACACTGGTGTTCAAGACAATATGATGCAGAGCTTTTTTCTCGCGGAGACTCTAAAGTATCTCTATCTTCTTTACTCACCCTATTCAATCATTCCCCTAGATGAGTGGGTTTTCAACACAGAGGCTCACCCTATCAAAATTGTGACCCGGAATGATCGAGCAATGAGTTCTGGAGCTGGAAGGTCCTCAGTAGGACAGCAAAAATTATACAGGCGGCCACAGAGCAGGAGAGAAGGCCGATGGTAA
- the LOC107855864 gene encoding mannosyl-oligosaccharide 1,2-alpha-mannosidase MNS1 isoform X2, which produces MGRSRSSSANMWKYMNPSYYLKRPQRLALLFIAFVFATFFFWDRQTLVRDHQEEISKLHEEVMRLQDLLEELKNGRSIAGEKPNFSRSGDDVGKKMNFLDDPVDAQRREKVKDAMRHAWSSYEKYAWGHDELQPQTKNGVDSFGGLGATLIDSLDTLYIMGLDKQFQRAREWVANSLDFNKDYDASVFETTIRVVGGLLSAYDLSGDKLFLDKAQDIADRLLPAWNTPTGIPYNIINLSHGNPHNHRWTAGYSILADSASEQLEFIALSQRTGDPKYQQKVEKVILELSRNFPDDGLLPIHINPAGEEVEFVYSTITFGAMGDSFYEYLLKAWIQGNRTAAVGRYRKMWETSMQGLLSLVRRTSPSSFAYIGEKLGDLLNHKMDELACFAPGMLALGSSGYGPDKSQKFLSLAEELAWTCYNFYQSTPTKLAGENYSFGKSQDMTVGTSWNILRPETVESLFYLWRLTGNKTYQEWGWNIFQAFEKNSRIKSGYVGLKDVNTGVQDNMMQSFFLAETLKYLYLLYSPYSIIPLDEWVFNTEAHPIKIVTRNDRAMSSGAGRSSVGQQKLYRRPQSRREGR; this is translated from the exons ATGGGGAGGAGTAGATCATCGTCGGCGAATATGTGGAAGTACATGAATCCATCTTATTATTTGAAACGCCCACAACGTCTTGCTTTGCTTTTCATTGCTTTCGTATTCGCTACTTTCTTCTTTTGGGATCGACAAACTTTAGTCCGTGATCACCAG GAAGAGATCTCCAAGTTGCATGAAGAAGTGATGCGATTGCAAGATCTG CTGGAAGAGTTGAAGAATGGTCGAAGTATAGCAGGTGAAAAGCCTAATTTTAGTCGCAGTGGTGATGATGTGGGGAAGAAAATGAATTTCTTAGATGATCCCGTTGATGCTCAGCGGAGAGAAAAAGTGAAAGATGCTATGCGTCATGCCTGGAgttcatatgaaaaatatgcatggGGCCATGATGAACTTCAG CCGCAAACAAAGAATGGTGTTGACAGTTTTGGTGGTCTTGGTGCAACATTAATCGATTCTCTTGACACTCTATATATCATGGGCTTGGATAAGCAGTTTCAGAGAGCTAGAGA GTGGGTTGCAAACTCCCTGGATTTCAACAAGGATTATGATGCCAGTGTTTTTGAGACAACCATAAG AGTTGTTGGTGGACTTCTTAGTGCGTATGATCTCTCTGGAGATAAGCTTTTCCTAGATAAGGCTCAAGACATTGCTGACAGACTGTTGCCTGCATGGAATACACCCACTGGCATCCCTTACAACATTATCAACTTGTCACATGGGAATCCACATAATCATAGGTGGACTGCG GGTTATAGTATCCTGGCAGATTCTGCCTCTGAGCAGCTTGAATTTATTGCGCTTTCACAAAGGACAGGAGACCCGAAGTATCAACAAAAG GTGGAGAAGGTTATCTTAGAACTTAGTAGAAATTTCCCAGATGATGGTTTGCTTCCAATACACATTAATCCAGCGGGAGAGGAGGTTGAGTTTGTATACTCCACTATAACGTTTGGGGCCATGGGGGACAG CTTTTATGAGTATTTACTCAAGGCCTGGATACAAGGAAACAGAACAGCTGCTGTGGGACGCTACAG AAAAATGTGGGAGACATCAATGCAAGGTCTTTTAAGCTTGGTGCGGAGGACTTCTCCATCATCTTTTGCTTATATTGGTGAGAAGCTTGGAGATCTTTTAAACCACAAG ATGGATGAACTTGCGTGCTTTGCTCCAGGAATGTTAGCTTTAGGTTCTTCTGGTTATGGTCCTGACAAGTCTCAGAAGTTTTTATCACTGGCAGAAGAG CTTGCTTGGACTTGCTATAACTTCTACCAGTCAACTCCTACTAAGTTGGCAGGTGAAAACTATTCCTTTGGGAAAAGCCAG GATATGACTGTTGGCACATCGTGGAACATACTACGGCCAGAAACGGTCGAATCCCTGTTTTACCTCTGGCGTTTGACTGGAAACAAGACATACCAAGAGTGGGGTTGGAACATATTTCAGGCTTTCGAAAAGAACTCGAGAATAAAATCTGGATATGTTGGACTTAAAGAT GTTAACACTGGTGTTCAAGACAATATGATGCAGAGCTTTTTTCTCGCGGAGACTCTAAAGTATCTCTATCTTCTTTACTCACCCTATTCAATCATTCCCCTAGATGAGTGGGTTTTCAACACAGAGGCTCACCCTATCAAAATTGTGACCCGGAATGATCGAGCAATGAGTTCTGGAGCTGGAAGGTCCTCAGTAGGACAGCAAAAATTATACAGGCGGCCACAGAGCAGGAGAGAAGGCCGATG A